The Ranitomeya imitator isolate aRanImi1 chromosome 6, aRanImi1.pri, whole genome shotgun sequence genome window below encodes:
- the LOC138642325 gene encoding translation initiation factor IF-2 — protein MREHAGSHGDMREHAGSHGDMREHAGSHGDMREHAGSHGDMREHAGLHGDMREHAGSHGDMRKKAGSHGDMREHAGSHGDMREHAGSHGDMREHAGSHGDMREHAGSHGDMREHAGLHGDMREHAGSHGDMRKKAGSHGDMREHAGSHGDKREHAGSHGDMREHAGLHGSMMDHAGSHGNMREHAGSHANMREHAGSHGDMREHTGSHGDMREKAGSYRDMREQAGSHGDMMEHAGLHGKMREHAGSHGDMREHAGSHRDMREHTGSHRDVREHAGSHGDVSEHAGSQGDIRENAGSHGDRREHAGLHGDMREHAGLHGDMMEHAGSHGDIREHAGSHGDTREHAGSHGDMREHAESHGDMWKHAGSHGDMREHAESHWYMREHPGSHGDMREHAGSHGTCGSTQDRTGM, from the coding sequence ATGAGGGAGCACGCAGGATCGCACGGGGACATGAGGGAGCACGCAGGATCGCACGGGGACATGAGGGAGCACGCAGGATCGCACGGGGACATGAGGGAGCACGCAGGATCGCACGGGGACATGAGGGAGCACGCAGGATTGCACGGGGACATGAGGGAGCACGCAGGATCGCATGGGGACATGAGGAAGAAAGCAGGATCGCACGGGGACATGAGGGAACACGCAGGATCGCACGGGGACATGAGGGAGCACGCAGGATCGCACGGGGACATGAGGGAGCACGCAGGATCGCACGGGGACATGAGGGAGCACGCAGGATCGCACGGGGACATGAGGGAGCACGCAGGATTGCACGGGGACATGAGGGAGCACGCAGGATCGCATGGGGACATGAGGAAGAAAGCAGGATCGCACGGGGACATGAGGGAGCACGCAGGATCGCACGGGGACAAGAGGGAGCATGCAGGATCGCACGGGGACATGAGGGAGCACGCAGGATTGCATGGGTCCATGATGGACCACGCAGGATCGCACGGAAACATGAGGGAGCACGCAGGATCGCACGCGAACATGAGGGAGCACGCAGGATCGCATGGGGATATGCGGGAGCACACAGGATCGCACGGGGACATGAGGGAGAAAGCAGGATCGTACAGGGACATGAGGGAGCAAGCAGGATCGCACGGGGACATGATGGAGCACGCAGGATTGCACGGGAAAATGAGGGAGCACGCAGGATCGCATGGGGACATGAGGGAGCACGCAGGTTCGCACAGGGACATGAGGGAGCATACAGGATCGCACAGGGACGTGAGGGAGCATGCAGGATCGCATGGGGACGTGAGCGAGCATGCAGGATCGCAGGGGGACATACGGGAGAACGCAGGATCGCACGGGGACAGGCGGGAGCATGCAGGATTGCACGGGGACATGAGGGAGCACGCAGGATTGCATGGGGACATGATGGAGCACGCAGGATCGCACGGGGACATAAGGGAGCATGCAGGATCGCATGGGGACACGCGGGAGCATGCAGGATCGCACGGGGACATGAGGGAGCATGCAGAATCGCATGGGGACATGTGGAAGCACGCAGGATCGCACGGTGACATGAGGGAGCACGCAGAATCGCACTGGTACATGAGGGAGCACCCAGGATCGCACGGGGACATGAGGGAGCATGCAGGATCGCACGGGACATGCGGGAGCACGCAAGATCGCACAGGGATGTGA